A single Candidatus Methanomethylophilaceae archaeon DNA region contains:
- a CDS encoding alpha/beta hydrolase, with the protein MFAKINGIDIHYEIEGEGRPIILLHGNGEDMSIFDVAVEELRDFFTVVRVDSRGHGLSSPADALHYKDMAEDIHCLIKELDLENPVLYGYSDGGIIGLILASEHPDDLLRLAVSGANSDPSTVEWTEEELDSLDKTDPKIRLMLEEPHISEFDLASIKVPTLVIAGEFDSIKRSDTEFISAEIPYGHMYIVPDADHGSYVVNSPILPRILKDWIL; encoded by the coding sequence ATGTTCGCGAAAATAAACGGCATCGATATCCATTACGAGATCGAGGGAGAAGGCCGTCCCATAATACTGCTCCATGGGAACGGCGAAGACATGTCAATCTTCGACGTCGCAGTCGAAGAGCTCAGAGATTTTTTCACCGTAGTCAGAGTGGATTCCAGAGGCCACGGGCTGAGCTCCCCCGCAGATGCTCTGCATTACAAGGACATGGCCGAAGACATCCATTGCCTCATCAAGGAACTGGATCTTGAGAATCCTGTACTTTATGGATACAGCGATGGCGGTATAATAGGGCTGATCCTCGCTTCCGAGCACCCCGATGATCTGCTGAGGCTGGCGGTGAGCGGCGCCAATTCCGATCCCTCTACCGTAGAGTGGACGGAGGAAGAGCTGGACTCGTTGGACAAGACCGACCCCAAAATCCGCCTGATGCTGGAGGAACCCCATATTTCGGAATTCGATTTGGCTTCCATAAAGGTCCCGACCCTGGTGATCGCAGGGGAATTCGACTCCATAAAGAGGTCGGACACCGAATTCATATCCGCTGAAATCCCCTATGGGCACATGTATATCGTTCCGGATGCGGACCATGGGAGTTATGTGGTCAATTCGCCCATACTTCCCCGCATCCTCAAGGATTGGATTCTTTGA